One Methylocaldum marinum DNA window includes the following coding sequences:
- the gltX gene encoding glutamate--tRNA ligase translates to MTIRTRFAPSPTGYLHVGGARTALFSWLHARKHGGTFILRIEDTDLERSTVEAVNAILEGMTWLGLEYDEGPFYQTHRFERYMAIAQQLLNEGKAYHCYCTKEELDTLRAEQQARKEKPRYDGRCRHRTAPREGVQPVVRFCNPDEGEVVIEDFVRGRVVVKNSELDDLIILRSDGTPTYNFTVVVDDLDMQISHVIRGDDHLNNTPRQINILKALGATPPKYAHVPMILGPDGAKLSKRHGAVSVMQYRDEGYLPEALINYLVRLGWSHGDQEIFSVDEMIELFDISDINHSASAFNPEKLLWLNHHYIMHSDPLRIAHHLRWHLGQLDIDPTCGPDPVRVVEVQRERCKTLVDMAKASVFFYKEFEDYDEKGAAKNLNANTLAALQALETQLWALGDWSREAIHQVIVKTSETLGVKMGSVAQPLRVALSGSTVSPPIDVTLELLGKDTTLSRVGRAIAYIDKKT, encoded by the coding sequence GCGCATCGAGGATACGGACTTGGAGCGCTCCACGGTCGAGGCGGTCAATGCGATTTTGGAGGGTATGACCTGGCTCGGGCTGGAATACGACGAAGGACCGTTCTATCAAACCCACAGGTTCGAGCGCTACATGGCCATTGCCCAGCAGTTGTTGAACGAAGGCAAGGCCTATCACTGCTACTGCACTAAGGAAGAACTCGACACCCTTCGTGCCGAACAACAGGCCCGCAAGGAAAAGCCTCGCTACGACGGGCGTTGCCGCCATCGTACCGCGCCGCGCGAAGGCGTTCAGCCGGTCGTGCGGTTTTGTAATCCGGACGAGGGCGAAGTGGTCATCGAAGATTTCGTGCGCGGCCGGGTGGTCGTAAAGAACAGCGAACTGGACGATCTTATCATTCTTCGTTCGGACGGCACGCCCACCTACAACTTTACCGTCGTTGTCGACGACCTCGACATGCAGATAAGCCATGTCATCCGTGGAGATGACCATCTCAACAACACGCCGCGCCAGATCAACATTCTGAAGGCACTGGGCGCGACGCCGCCGAAATATGCGCACGTGCCGATGATTCTCGGCCCCGATGGTGCGAAGCTATCGAAACGTCACGGAGCGGTCAGCGTCATGCAATACCGCGACGAAGGCTATTTGCCCGAGGCGCTCATCAATTATCTGGTTCGTCTGGGCTGGTCGCACGGCGATCAGGAGATCTTTTCGGTGGACGAAATGATCGAGTTGTTCGACATCTCCGACATCAACCATTCGGCCTCGGCGTTCAATCCGGAAAAATTGTTGTGGCTGAATCATCATTACATCATGCACAGCGATCCGCTGCGCATCGCGCACCATCTACGCTGGCATCTAGGGCAGCTCGATATCGATCCTACCTGCGGTCCGGATCCGGTCAGGGTAGTCGAAGTGCAGCGCGAGCGCTGCAAGACGCTGGTCGATATGGCGAAAGCCAGCGTGTTTTTTTACAAGGAGTTCGAAGACTACGACGAGAAGGGCGCAGCCAAGAATCTGAACGCAAACACCCTGGCGGCGCTGCAGGCTCTGGAAACACAACTGTGGGCACTGGGCGATTGGAGCCGCGAGGCGATTCATCAGGTCATCGTAAAGACGTCGGAAACGCTTGGGGTGAAAATGGGCAGTGTTGCTCAGCCGCTTCGGGTTGCGTTATCCGGATCGACGGTGTCCCCGCCCATCGATGTTACCCTGGAGTTACTTGGAAAAGACACTACGCTTTCCCGAGTCGGCCGCGCCATTGCCTATATCGACAAAAAAACCTAG